In Candidatus Hydrogenedentota bacterium, the genomic window GATCGGTTATGCGCGCGTCTCGACGCAGGATCAGAACCTGGCGTTGCAGCGCGAAGCCTTGACCAATGCCGGATGCCAGAAGGTCTTTGAGGACAAGGTAAGCGGCACGCGTGCCGAACGCCCCGGCCTGGCCAAGGCGTTGGAGATGCTGCGCGACGGCGACACCCTGGTGGTGGCGAAGGAGGGCGCGGGCAAGGCCACGGTGCGGCTCCTGGGCATCAAGGCCTTCGAGGCCAAGCAGGCCAAGGACGAGGCCGCGATGCATGGCCGCCAGGCCGAGGAGGCGCTGCGCCGCCTGGCCACCGGCCA contains:
- a CDS encoding recombinase family protein, which codes for IGYARVSTQDQNLALQREALTNAGCQKVFEDKVSGTRAERPGLAKALEMLRDGDTLVVAKEGAGKATVRLLGIKAFEAKQAKDEAAMHGRQAEEALRRLATGQPLRSFALGAPPEAGDFEGLAITPAGAFYMITSTGQIYSFREGGAGASVAFERFDTGLAPACEIE